The following are encoded together in the Kribbella voronezhensis genome:
- the thiC gene encoding phosphomethylpyrimidine synthase ThiC has product MTSIGNSVRPTVTTGPISGSEKIHRGELGVPARRVHLTNGEHFDLYDTSGPYTDAKAQIDVQAGLPPLRSDWISKREPLTQLAHARAGTITEEMRYIAVREGVEASFVRDEVARGRAVIPANHRHPESEPMIIGKKFLVKVNANIGNSAVSSSIEEEVEKLVWATRWGADTVMDLSTGKNIHETREWIVRNSPVPIGTVPLYQALEKVKGDPTELSWEVYRDTVIEQCEQGVDYMTVHAGVLLRYVPLTAQRITGIVSRGGSIMAAWCLAHHQESFLYTHFAELCEILRAYDVTFSLGDGLRPGCIADANDAAQFAELRTLGELTKIAWEHDVQVMIEGPGHVPMNKIAENVRLEEELCGEAPFYTLGPLATDVAPAYDHITSAIGAAQIGWLGTAMLCYVTPKEHLGLPDRDDVKTGVITYKIAAHAADLAKGHPGAQDWDDALSRARFEFRWEDQFNLSLDPDTARSYHDETLPAEPAKTAHFCSMCGPKFCSMRITADIRKYAEEKGLTSTEAIEAGFAEMSETFKSNDSQVYLRLVD; this is encoded by the coding sequence GTGACCTCGATCGGCAATTCTGTTCGTCCGACCGTCACCACCGGGCCCATCTCGGGCTCCGAGAAGATCCACCGCGGCGAGCTCGGCGTACCGGCCAGGCGGGTGCACCTCACCAACGGGGAGCACTTCGACCTGTACGACACGTCCGGGCCGTACACCGATGCCAAGGCCCAGATCGATGTTCAGGCCGGGCTGCCGCCGCTGCGGAGCGACTGGATCAGCAAGAGGGAGCCGCTGACCCAGTTGGCGCATGCGCGAGCCGGCACGATCACCGAGGAGATGCGCTACATCGCCGTACGGGAAGGCGTCGAGGCGTCGTTCGTGCGGGACGAGGTGGCGCGCGGCCGGGCGGTGATCCCGGCGAACCACCGTCATCCCGAGTCCGAGCCGATGATCATCGGGAAGAAGTTCCTGGTGAAGGTCAATGCGAACATCGGCAACTCGGCCGTTTCGAGTTCGATCGAGGAAGAGGTCGAGAAGCTGGTCTGGGCGACCCGCTGGGGCGCGGACACGGTGATGGATCTGTCCACCGGCAAGAACATCCACGAGACGCGCGAGTGGATCGTGCGGAATTCGCCGGTGCCGATCGGGACCGTGCCGCTGTACCAGGCCTTGGAGAAGGTGAAGGGCGACCCGACCGAGCTGAGCTGGGAGGTCTACCGCGACACGGTGATCGAGCAGTGTGAGCAGGGCGTCGACTACATGACCGTGCATGCCGGAGTACTGCTTCGGTATGTGCCACTGACCGCCCAGCGGATCACCGGGATCGTCTCGCGCGGCGGCTCGATCATGGCAGCCTGGTGCCTGGCGCATCACCAGGAATCCTTCCTGTACACGCATTTCGCCGAACTCTGCGAGATCCTGCGCGCGTACGACGTGACGTTCTCGCTCGGCGACGGGCTTCGGCCGGGATGCATCGCGGACGCCAACGACGCGGCCCAGTTCGCCGAACTGCGGACCCTCGGCGAGCTGACCAAGATCGCGTGGGAGCACGACGTCCAGGTGATGATCGAGGGGCCGGGACACGTGCCGATGAACAAGATCGCGGAGAACGTGCGGCTCGAGGAAGAGCTCTGCGGTGAGGCGCCGTTCTACACATTGGGGCCGTTGGCAACAGATGTCGCACCGGCGTACGACCACATCACCAGTGCGATCGGCGCGGCGCAGATCGGCTGGCTCGGTACGGCGATGCTGTGCTACGTCACGCCCAAGGAACACCTCGGCCTGCCCGATCGCGATGACGTGAAGACCGGGGTGATCACCTACAAGATCGCTGCCCACGCAGCCGATCTGGCGAAGGGGCACCCGGGTGCGCAGGACTGGGACGACGCGTTGTCGAGGGCAAGGTTCGAGTTCCGCTGGGAGGACCAGTTCAACCTGTCGCTGGATCCCGACACGGCGCGCTCGTACCACGACGAGACGCTGCCGGCCGAGCCCGCGAAGACCGCCCACTTCTGCTCGATGTGCGGGCCCAAGTTCTGCTCGATGCGGATCACCGCCGACATCCGCAAGTACGCCGAGGAGAAGGGCCTCACCTCCACCGAAGCCATCGAAGCCGGCTTCGCGGAGATGTCCGAGACCTTCAAGTCCAACGATTCCCAGGTCTACCTGCGCCTCGTCGACTGA
- a CDS encoding lysophospholipid acyltransferase family protein has product MRDILYPPVIGFAKTAFKVLDLKFRMTGTENVPRTGGAVLALNHISYVDFVIGGFGAQPSKRLVRFMAKEVLFRNRYSGPLMRGMHHIPVDRDAGSASYREALRYLGEGEIVGVFPEATISRSFELKEFKTGTVRMAAAAGVPIIPMVLWGTQRMLTKDHPRDFSRHQRVSITVGEPITVTRADNAAEATEHLHKTMAGLLDRTIREYHEQPPGAWWLPASYGGGAPTPEEADRLDAEELRLRAERRKNK; this is encoded by the coding sequence ATGCGCGACATCCTGTACCCGCCGGTGATCGGCTTCGCCAAGACTGCCTTCAAGGTGCTCGATCTGAAGTTCCGGATGACCGGCACCGAGAACGTGCCACGCACCGGCGGCGCGGTGCTCGCGCTGAACCACATCAGCTACGTGGACTTCGTGATCGGCGGGTTCGGCGCGCAGCCGAGCAAACGGCTGGTCCGGTTCATGGCCAAGGAAGTGCTGTTCCGGAACCGGTACTCCGGTCCGCTGATGCGCGGGATGCACCACATCCCGGTCGACCGCGACGCCGGCTCCGCGTCGTACCGGGAGGCACTGCGCTACCTCGGCGAGGGTGAGATCGTCGGTGTCTTCCCGGAGGCGACGATCAGCCGGTCGTTCGAGCTGAAGGAGTTCAAGACCGGGACGGTCCGGATGGCCGCCGCGGCCGGCGTACCGATCATCCCGATGGTGCTGTGGGGCACCCAGCGGATGCTCACCAAGGACCACCCGCGCGACTTCTCCCGGCACCAGCGGGTCTCCATCACGGTCGGCGAGCCGATCACGGTGACCCGCGCCGACAACGCGGCCGAGGCGACCGAGCACCTGCACAAGACGATGGCCGGCCTGCTCGACCGGACCATCCGGGAGTACCACGAGCAGCCACCGGGCGCCTGGTGGCTGCCCGCGTCGTACGGCGGTGGCGCGCCGACCCCCGAAGAGGCCGACCGGCTCGATGCCGAGGAACTCCGGCTGCGCGCGGAGCGCCGGAAGAACAAGTAG
- a CDS encoding MarR family winged helix-turn-helix transcriptional regulator, with protein MDDPTEQSQWRALHELLARMDGEIGRIYSDRQIQGLKPTYVRELLQLHLRGPMTITELAEAIGRTHSALSQKVAGMRSAGLVRTVPGADARSKRVTLTAKSKKLVELLAAEWRATEAAITELEAELPYPMTQVVRDVEAALERKSFYQRVTEHLEGEVE; from the coding sequence ATGGACGATCCTACCGAGCAGAGTCAGTGGCGGGCGTTGCATGAGTTGCTGGCTCGGATGGATGGGGAGATCGGGCGGATCTACAGCGACCGCCAGATCCAGGGCCTGAAGCCGACGTACGTACGCGAGCTGTTGCAGTTGCACCTGCGCGGGCCGATGACGATCACCGAGTTGGCCGAGGCGATCGGGCGGACGCATTCGGCGCTCAGTCAGAAGGTGGCCGGGATGCGCAGCGCCGGGCTGGTGCGGACCGTGCCGGGTGCTGACGCGCGGAGTAAGCGGGTCACGCTGACCGCCAAGTCCAAGAAGCTCGTCGAGTTGCTCGCCGCCGAGTGGCGGGCGACGGAGGCCGCGATCACCGAGCTCGAGGCCGAGTTGCCGTACCCGATGACCCAGGTGGTCCGCGACGTCGAGGCCGCTCTGGAGCGGAAGAGCTTCTACCAACGCGTCACCGAGCACCTCGAAGGGGAAGTGGAGTGA
- a CDS encoding MFS transporter produces MRRAFIDLGPLRVLTYRRLWVGQVLSGFGGQLTFVAVMFQVWDQTSSPAWTGAVGLAQALPLILLGLFAGTLVDRLERRKIYLVTTCGQLLTATVMASQLVLGRVPVGVLLGLIAVQASFGATAGPVARTVLPQLLTRDQLAAGIALNRIGFQGAMLIGPALGGLIIGAWGVGVCYLIDALSFLAALYGVLGLPRMRIEGTAKPGLRGVWDGLTFVVSTPVIRGALVTDLAATVLSMPISLFPVINAERFGNNPRTLGLFLTAIAVGGVAASLFSGSFTRLPRHGVVMLCGSAAWGFALLLFAFSPVPWLALVCLAVAGAADTIAVVSRSTIVQLHTPTELLGRVSAAEQIVGQAGPDLGNLRGGVVAQLTSPVASLASGALLCIAAVAAVAASTPGLRTPATPIDSR; encoded by the coding sequence GTGAGGCGCGCGTTCATCGACCTCGGGCCGTTGCGTGTGCTGACCTACCGGCGGCTTTGGGTCGGGCAGGTGCTGTCCGGATTCGGCGGGCAGCTGACGTTCGTCGCCGTGATGTTCCAGGTCTGGGACCAAACCTCCAGCCCGGCCTGGACCGGCGCGGTCGGGCTGGCGCAGGCGTTGCCGTTGATCCTCCTCGGCCTGTTCGCCGGTACGCTCGTGGACCGGCTCGAACGGCGGAAGATCTATCTCGTCACCACCTGCGGACAGTTGCTCACCGCAACCGTCATGGCGAGCCAGTTGGTGCTCGGCCGGGTCCCGGTCGGGGTGCTGCTGGGCCTCATCGCCGTACAGGCGTCGTTCGGTGCGACCGCGGGCCCCGTGGCCAGGACGGTCCTGCCGCAGTTGCTGACTCGCGATCAACTGGCGGCCGGGATTGCCCTGAACCGGATCGGGTTCCAGGGCGCGATGCTGATCGGCCCGGCGCTCGGCGGTCTGATCATCGGCGCCTGGGGCGTCGGCGTCTGCTACCTGATCGATGCGCTGAGCTTCCTGGCCGCGCTGTACGGCGTACTCGGGCTTCCGCGGATGCGCATCGAGGGAACCGCCAAGCCGGGCCTGCGCGGGGTGTGGGACGGGTTGACCTTCGTCGTGTCGACGCCCGTGATCCGTGGCGCGCTGGTGACCGACCTGGCGGCGACGGTGCTGTCGATGCCGATCAGCCTGTTTCCGGTGATCAACGCGGAGCGGTTCGGCAACAACCCGCGGACGTTGGGATTGTTCCTGACCGCGATCGCCGTCGGCGGGGTGGCCGCGTCACTGTTCTCCGGATCGTTCACGCGGTTGCCGCGGCACGGTGTGGTCATGTTGTGCGGTTCGGCGGCCTGGGGTTTCGCGTTGCTGTTGTTCGCGTTCTCGCCGGTGCCGTGGCTGGCACTGGTCTGTCTCGCGGTCGCCGGCGCCGCGGACACCATCGCCGTGGTCTCCCGGAGCACGATCGTCCAGTTGCACACGCCGACCGAGCTTCTCGGCAGGGTCAGTGCCGCCGAGCAGATCGTCGGTCAGGCCGGCCCCGACCTCGGCAACCTCCGCGGCGGCGTCGTCGCGCAACTCACCTCACCCGTGGCATCCCTCGCCTCCGGCGCCCTCCTCTGCATCGCAGCGGTCGCCGCCGTCGCCGCAAGCACCCCCGGCCTTCGCACACCTGCTACCCCAATCGACAGCAGGTAG
- a CDS encoding YybH family protein, with amino-acid sequence MNDTQQFLAEMMPRIHEAETALHNGDAGPRFAMWSHTDPVTVYGAAFSPIGWAEVAPMFDDLATRFSDCSSCEWEVVAADVGDDFAYLLAIERTTASIGGSEPTSYMLRSTTIFRREDGEWKIVHRHADPVDDTAGLLSRRLTKS; translated from the coding sequence ATGAACGACACCCAGCAGTTCCTCGCCGAGATGATGCCGCGGATCCACGAGGCCGAGACGGCGCTGCACAACGGCGACGCGGGCCCGCGGTTCGCGATGTGGTCGCACACCGATCCGGTCACCGTCTACGGCGCGGCCTTCAGCCCGATCGGGTGGGCTGAGGTCGCTCCGATGTTCGACGACCTCGCAACCCGCTTCTCCGACTGCAGTTCGTGCGAGTGGGAAGTGGTGGCGGCAGACGTCGGCGACGACTTCGCCTACCTGCTCGCGATCGAACGGACGACCGCGTCGATCGGCGGATCCGAGCCGACGTCGTACATGCTCCGCAGTACGACGATCTTCCGGCGCGAGGACGGCGAGTGGAAGATCGTTCACCGCCACGCCGACCCGGTCGACGACACCGCCGGCTTGCTTTCCCGCCGCCTGACGAAGAGCTGA
- a CDS encoding TIGR03086 family metal-binding protein: MSDGADSLALLEIAVEEFGRRLRLVGPGDWRRATPCTEWDVRALVDHVVGANVRYQLLLHGAPTDQVEATRSVDHLGDDALAAYVATADRMVACFHEDGALERVAHHVTGDRTGRELVSMRILDAAIHAWDLARAIGADETLPDEVVAFLLAYSAELDLGPQQHAFATTDAVPRNASPQDRLLQQLGRHPNTEEIR; this comes from the coding sequence ATGAGCGACGGGGCGGATTCTCTTGCACTGCTTGAGATCGCTGTTGAAGAGTTCGGGCGCAGACTTCGGCTTGTCGGGCCTGGTGACTGGCGACGGGCGACGCCGTGCACCGAGTGGGACGTCCGTGCCCTCGTCGATCATGTCGTCGGGGCCAACGTGCGCTATCAGTTGCTGCTCCACGGCGCCCCGACCGACCAGGTCGAGGCCACGCGGTCCGTCGATCACCTCGGTGACGACGCGCTGGCGGCGTACGTGGCGACCGCGGATCGCATGGTCGCGTGCTTCCACGAGGACGGCGCACTCGAACGCGTTGCCCATCACGTGACGGGCGATCGGACCGGGCGCGAGTTGGTGTCGATGCGGATCCTCGATGCCGCGATTCACGCCTGGGATCTCGCCCGGGCGATCGGCGCGGACGAGACCCTCCCCGACGAGGTCGTCGCCTTCCTGCTCGCGTACTCCGCCGAGCTCGACCTCGGCCCGCAGCAACACGCGTTCGCGACGACGGACGCCGTACCCCGGAACGCGTCACCACAAGACCGGCTGCTCCAGCAGCTGGGCCGCCACCCGAACACCGAGGAGATCCGATGA